One Solanum pennellii chromosome 9, SPENNV200 DNA segment encodes these proteins:
- the LOC107031254 gene encoding fructose-bisphosphate aldolase 6, cytosolic yields the protein MSCYKGKYADELIKNATYIGTPGKGILAADESTGTIGKRLSSINVENVESNRRALRELLFCTPGCLQYLSGVILFEETLYQKTAAGKPFVEVMKEAGVLPGIKVDKGTVELPGTDGETTTQGLDGLAERCQKYYEAGARFAKWRAVLKIGANEPSQLAINDNANGLARYAIICQQNGLVPIVEPEILVDGAHDIKKCADVTERVLAACYKALNDHHVLLEGTLLKPNMVTPGSESPKVAPEVIAEYTVRALQRTMPPAVPAVVFLSGGQSEEEATVNLNAMNKLQTKKPWSLSFSFGRALQQSTLKAWGGKEENVQKAQAAFLTRCKANSEATLGKYAGASNLSEGASESLHVKDYKY from the exons ATGTCTTGCTACAAGGGAAAGTATGCTG ATGAGCTTATTAAGAATGCTACATACATTGGTACCCCTGGAAAGGGTATCCTTGCTGCTGATGAATCTACTGGAACAATCGGAAAGCGTCTCTCGAGCATCAATGTCGAGAATGTAGAATCAAACAGGAGGGCTCTCCGCGAGCTTCTCTTTTGCACCCCTGGTTGTCTTCAGTACCTTAGCGGTGTTATCTTGTTCGAGGAGACACTTTACCAGAAGACTGCTGCTG GCAAGCCTTTCGTTGAAGTCATGAAGGAAGCTGGAGTCCTTCCCGGTATTAAGGTTGACAAGGGTACCGTTGAACTCCCCGGGACCGATGGTGAGACCACCACTCAAGGTCTTGATGGTCTCGCAGAACGTTGCCAGAAGTACTACGAGGCTGGTGCTAGGTTCGCCAAATGGCGTGCCGTGTTGAAGATTGGTGCCAATGAGCCATCTCAGCTCGCCATCAATGACAACGCCAATGGCCTTGCAAGATACGCCATTATTTGCCAGCAGAATGGTCTTGTACCCATTGTTGAGCCCGAGATCCTTGTCGACGGAGCCCATGACATTAAAAAGTGCGCTGATGTTACCGAGCGCGTTCTTGCTGCTTGCTACAAGGCTCTCAATGACCACCATGTCCTCCTTGAAGGTACCTTGTTGAAGCCTAACATGGTCACTCCTGGTTCTGAATCCCCCAAGGTTGCACCAGAAGTGATCGCTGAGTACACAGTCCGTGCTCTGCAACGCACAATGCCACCTGCTGTTCCCGCTGTGGTGTTCTTGTCTGGTGGTCAGAGTGAAGAGGAAGCCACCGTCAACCTCAACGCCATGAACAAGCTTCAAACCAAGAAGCCATGGTCGCTTTCCTTTTCCTTCGGACGTGCTCTCCAGCAGAGTACCCTCAAGGCGTGGggcggaaaagaagagaatgttCAGAAAGCACAAGCTGCATTCCTCACCAGGTGCAAGGCCAACTCCGAGGCTACACTCGGAAAGTATGCCGGAGCTTCTAACTTAAGCGAGGGCGCTTCCGAGAGCCTTCATGTTAAGGACTACAAGTACTAA